One region of Sediminispirochaeta bajacaliforniensis DSM 16054 genomic DNA includes:
- a CDS encoding ABC transporter permease, whose translation MWKYILKRLLMMIPVLIGVTFIVFFIMALTPGDPAAIILGDQASAEALALKRIELGLDKPIPIRYLNYVNDMLHGDLGTSYKNQIKVWDQVWDKFPNTAILAVAGILVALLIGIPVGILSAKKQYTFMDNSSMVLSLIGVSMPNFWLGLLLSLFFALKLGWLPSQGMGTGFLPLLRSLVLPAITLGTGAAATVVRMTRSSMLEVIRQDYISTARAKGLSEKAVTKHHMLKNAMIPIVTAVGLQFGQLLGGAMLTETIFSWPGLGRLMVDSITSKDIPMVLGAVIFMAVMFSFVNLLVDIIYAFIDPRIKSQYDKAGVKRIGFKKRGIAA comes from the coding sequence ATGTGGAAATATATCCTCAAACGACTCTTGATGATGATTCCTGTGCTCATCGGTGTGACCTTTATTGTATTTTTTATCATGGCACTGACTCCAGGCGATCCTGCTGCAATTATCCTTGGTGATCAGGCTAGTGCCGAGGCCCTTGCCCTGAAGCGGATCGAACTTGGACTCGATAAACCCATACCGATACGTTACCTCAACTACGTAAATGATATGCTTCATGGGGATCTAGGTACCTCATACAAAAATCAGATCAAGGTATGGGATCAGGTGTGGGATAAGTTCCCCAACACCGCTATTCTTGCCGTTGCCGGTATTTTGGTTGCCCTCTTGATTGGAATTCCGGTTGGTATCCTCTCTGCAAAAAAGCAATATACCTTCATGGATAACTCCTCGATGGTGCTTTCCCTTATAGGCGTGTCCATGCCCAACTTCTGGCTTGGGCTTCTTCTTTCTCTCTTTTTCGCATTGAAACTTGGCTGGCTGCCCTCTCAGGGGATGGGAACAGGTTTCCTTCCCTTATTGAGAAGCCTGGTTCTCCCGGCTATCACCCTGGGAACAGGGGCTGCCGCAACCGTTGTTCGAATGACCCGATCTTCCATGCTTGAGGTGATCCGCCAGGATTATATCTCTACTGCAAGGGCAAAGGGACTCTCCGAAAAAGCCGTCACCAAACACCATATGCTGAAGAATGCGATGATTCCGATCGTTACGGCGGTAGGTTTGCAATTTGGGCAGCTGCTCGGAGGGGCGATGCTTACCGAAACGATTTTCTCATGGCCGGGGCTTGGACGACTGATGGTGGATTCGATTACCAGTAAGGACATCCCGATGGTCCTTGGGGCGGTAATTTTCATGGCGGTTATGTTTTCATTTGTAAATCTTCTCGTGGACATTATTTACGCGTTTATCGATCCGCGCATCAAAAGTCAATACGATAAGGCTGGGGTAAAACGGATTGGCTTTAAAAAGAGGGGTATTGCAGCATGA
- a CDS encoding ABC transporter permease, with protein sequence MSSEPKARSLWKETWRRLKKNRLAVAGMLFLIALVLIAIATIVIDLVMHNAIYNDYVIKQNLRLRLKGPSPEHIFGLDEFGRDIFLRMIWGIRYSLFMGTIAIALSTIAGGILGAIAGYYGKATDNIIMRFMDILLAIPSMLLATAIVAALGTSLTNLLLAIAISYVPTFARTVRASVLTIKDQEFIEAARALGAGDGRIIFKYIIPNSLAPLIVQATLGVAGAILSIAGLSFLGLGIQPPTPEWGSMLSSARSYIREGWHITVIPGLGIMLTILALNVMGDGLRDALDPHLKN encoded by the coding sequence ATGAGTAGCGAACCCAAGGCTCGTTCCCTCTGGAAAGAAACCTGGAGAAGGCTGAAAAAGAACAGGCTTGCCGTTGCTGGTATGCTTTTTTTAATTGCCCTGGTGCTGATCGCCATTGCAACGATCGTCATAGACTTGGTGATGCACAACGCAATCTATAATGACTATGTCATTAAACAGAACCTGCGACTTCGTCTGAAAGGGCCCAGCCCCGAGCACATTTTTGGCCTTGATGAGTTCGGCCGGGATATTTTCCTTCGTATGATTTGGGGAATTCGCTATTCGCTCTTTATGGGGACGATTGCGATTGCCCTATCCACCATTGCCGGCGGCATACTTGGGGCGATCGCAGGCTATTACGGCAAGGCGACCGACAATATCATCATGCGTTTCATGGATATTCTGCTTGCCATTCCATCCATGCTTTTGGCAACCGCTATTGTTGCCGCCTTAGGAACGAGTCTTACCAACCTGCTTTTGGCGATTGCCATCAGCTATGTACCCACCTTCGCCCGTACCGTCAGGGCTTCGGTGCTGACGATCAAGGACCAGGAGTTCATTGAAGCGGCAAGGGCTCTAGGGGCGGGAGACGGAAGGATCATCTTCAAGTACATCATTCCGAATTCACTTGCACCTTTGATCGTCCAGGCCACATTGGGCGTTGCAGGTGCGATTTTGTCCATAGCCGGACTCTCGTTTTTAGGGCTCGGCATTCAGCCTCCCACTCCTGAGTGGGGATCGATGCTCTCGAGTGCCCGTTCCTACATTCGTGAGGGGTGGCACATCACCGTTATCCCGGGGCTCGGCATCATGCTAACCATTTTGGCACTGAATGTCATGGGTGACGGGCTACGCGATGCACTTGACCCGCATCTGAAGAACTGA
- a CDS encoding ABC transporter ATP-binding protein — MDEPLLTVDNLTVNYETDDGIVQALNGVSISVGQGETLGLVGETGAGKTTLARGIMRLVPSPPGKIKSGSIMFEGRDLLKLNEAEMRTVRGKSVSMIFQDPMTSLNPILSIGEQIQEVIATHNRELSKEKLRKQANDMLELVGISADRAHEFPHQFSGGMKQRVIIAIALACNPKLLIADEPTTALDVTIQAQVLDMIRTLKEKMNTAMLLITHDLGVVAQNCNRVAVIYAGEIVEMGTIRQIFKNPTHPYTIGLLESIPSLAKEVHRLNPVKGMMPDPTNLPVGCKFNPRCKHAFEPCYGKVPPLTDIGAGQLVRCYLAKDKS; from the coding sequence ATGGACGAGCCTTTGCTCACGGTAGACAACCTGACCGTTAATTATGAAACAGACGATGGTATTGTGCAGGCGCTGAACGGGGTCTCCATTTCTGTGGGGCAGGGAGAGACACTTGGCTTGGTCGGGGAGACTGGGGCGGGAAAGACAACCCTTGCAAGGGGAATCATGCGCCTGGTTCCTTCTCCTCCGGGAAAGATCAAATCCGGATCAATCATGTTCGAGGGTAGGGACTTGCTGAAGCTGAACGAAGCCGAGATGCGAACCGTTCGCGGGAAGTCCGTTTCCATGATTTTTCAGGATCCGATGACCAGCCTGAACCCAATCTTAAGCATCGGTGAACAGATACAGGAGGTGATTGCCACCCACAATCGGGAACTCTCGAAGGAAAAGCTGCGGAAGCAGGCGAACGATATGCTGGAATTGGTTGGAATCTCCGCAGATCGGGCGCATGAATTTCCTCATCAGTTTTCCGGCGGGATGAAGCAGCGCGTCATTATTGCCATCGCCCTTGCCTGTAATCCGAAGCTGTTAATTGCCGATGAGCCAACCACGGCTTTGGATGTGACCATCCAGGCGCAGGTTTTGGACATGATCAGGACCCTGAAGGAAAAGATGAATACGGCCATGCTCCTGATTACCCATGATCTTGGGGTTGTAGCCCAGAACTGCAACAGGGTGGCGGTTATCTATGCAGGAGAGATTGTCGAAATGGGGACTATTCGTCAGATATTCAAGAATCCGACCCACCCATACACCATTGGGTTGCTCGAATCGATTCCTTCTCTTGCAAAAGAGGTTCATCGCCTCAATCCGGTTAAGGGAATGATGCCCGATCCCACCAATTTGCCGGTGGGGTGCAAATTCAACCCTCGGTGTAAGCATGCCTTCGAACCATGCTATGGCAAGGTGCCGCCGCTTACCGATATTGGCGCTGGTCAGCTGGTCAGATGCTATCTCGCAAAGGATAAGAGTTGA
- a CDS encoding ABC transporter ATP-binding protein, which yields MAEKQEILRVEHLKKYFDTPSGLLHAVDDLSFSINKGETLGVVGESGCGKSTLGRTILRLHEPTSGNIWFEGREITSCNKREMKNLRKHMQIIFQDPFASLNPRMTVGETISESLLIQKLVGGKDKARLEKEVTELMDMVGIAPRLINSYPHELDGGRRQRVGIARVLALKPLFIVCDEPVSALDVSIQAQVLNLMQDLQEEFGFTYLFITHDLSVVKHLSNEILVMYLGKVVEKAPASALFANPLHPYTQALLSAIPVPDPDFPVSRILLEGELTSPIDPKPGCRFARRCPKATEACLKGDIPFVEVEPNHFAACIMIGKT from the coding sequence ATGGCAGAGAAACAGGAGATTCTGAGAGTTGAGCACCTGAAGAAATACTTTGATACCCCCTCGGGATTGCTTCATGCGGTTGATGACCTCTCCTTTTCCATCAACAAGGGAGAGACCCTCGGAGTAGTCGGCGAATCGGGCTGTGGTAAATCGACCCTCGGCAGGACCATCCTTCGGCTTCACGAACCGACAAGCGGGAACATTTGGTTCGAAGGTCGGGAAATTACCAGTTGCAACAAACGGGAGATGAAAAATCTGCGTAAGCATATGCAGATCATTTTTCAGGACCCTTTTGCCTCTCTTAACCCCCGTATGACCGTGGGAGAGACCATTTCCGAGAGCCTTCTCATCCAGAAGCTTGTTGGAGGGAAAGATAAAGCCAGGCTCGAGAAAGAGGTGACGGAATTGATGGATATGGTGGGTATAGCCCCCCGGCTCATCAACAGCTATCCCCATGAGCTGGATGGTGGTAGGCGACAACGGGTTGGAATTGCCCGAGTGCTTGCCCTCAAACCTCTGTTTATCGTGTGTGATGAGCCGGTGTCCGCCCTTGATGTCTCGATTCAGGCACAGGTACTCAACCTGATGCAGGATCTTCAGGAGGAATTCGGCTTTACCTATCTGTTCATTACCCACGACCTTTCGGTGGTAAAGCATCTTTCCAATGAGATTTTGGTTATGTATCTGGGAAAGGTGGTGGAAAAAGCCCCGGCTTCCGCGCTTTTTGCCAATCCGCTCCATCCCTATACACAGGCCCTGCTATCGGCCATTCCCGTTCCGGATCCCGATTTTCCAGTCAGCCGCATCTTACTGGAAGGGGAATTGACAAGCCCTATCGATCCAAAACCGGGATGCCGGTTTGCGCGACGCTGCCCTAAGGCAACGGAGGCGTGCCTGAAAGGGGATATTCCCTTTGTTGAGGTTGAGCCGAACCACTTTGCGGCTTGCATCATGATTGGTAAGACTTGA
- a CDS encoding ABC transporter substrate-binding protein → MKKALTCLLFLLIACSFVFANGASEASAASGGYKDTITFAQGADVTSFDPHIGKETPAVAVTNHIYDTLVDIDSVSGEVVPQIAERWEQISDVSYRFFIRKGLKFHNGEDLTADDVKFSLDRAIASAAVSYIVDFIKDVKVEDDYTVVVTTKAPYAPALRNLAVPFAAIVPKDYVEANPDILKTKPVGSGPYKFVSWAQSDSCKLEAFDDYYAGAPKTKYLVMKVIPEAAQRTIALETGEVDLSYDILTSDLKRVRENEKLTLYEAPSLTCFYISMNMRKKPFDNKLVRQAINYAIDRQLLVDTVNSGTGAPADAIIAPAVFGYYSPGQYDYNPEKAKKLLAEAGYPNGFSCSLWVNNNQTRVEMCQAIQEMLREVGITCKIEVMEFGAFISRSTSGEHDMAYFGWVTSTKDADYTYYSLEHSSQQGAAGNRTFIADPEVDRLIELARTNTDTDTRREAYKDLAILLKDIANNAPIIYTAITAGSSNKVENFALDPIGYHKLEGVTVHN, encoded by the coding sequence ATGAAAAAAGCTCTGACATGTTTGCTGTTCTTGCTCATCGCCTGCTCTTTTGTTTTTGCTAATGGAGCAAGTGAGGCATCCGCCGCTTCCGGTGGGTACAAGGACACCATCACCTTTGCACAGGGAGCGGACGTTACCTCGTTTGATCCCCACATTGGAAAGGAAACTCCCGCCGTGGCCGTGACCAACCACATCTACGATACCTTGGTGGATATCGATTCGGTCAGCGGTGAGGTGGTTCCTCAGATTGCGGAACGATGGGAACAGATTTCCGATGTTTCCTACAGGTTTTTCATCCGTAAGGGATTAAAATTTCACAACGGCGAGGATCTTACTGCCGATGATGTGAAATTCTCCCTTGACCGGGCCATTGCCAGTGCAGCGGTTTCCTACATCGTTGATTTTATCAAGGATGTAAAGGTTGAGGACGACTATACCGTAGTGGTGACCACCAAGGCCCCCTATGCTCCTGCCTTGCGTAACCTTGCGGTTCCCTTTGCCGCTATTGTTCCGAAGGACTATGTGGAGGCAAATCCCGACATTCTCAAGACCAAGCCCGTCGGTTCCGGGCCGTATAAATTTGTCTCATGGGCCCAGAGTGACAGCTGTAAGCTTGAGGCCTTCGACGACTATTATGCCGGTGCTCCGAAAACCAAGTACCTGGTTATGAAGGTTATTCCCGAGGCTGCTCAGAGGACCATCGCGCTGGAGACCGGCGAGGTGGATCTGTCCTATGATATTCTTACCTCCGACCTGAAGAGGGTAAGAGAGAATGAAAAACTTACTCTCTACGAAGCACCCTCCCTTACCTGTTTCTATATCTCCATGAACATGAGAAAGAAACCCTTCGATAATAAGCTGGTCCGACAGGCGATCAACTACGCCATCGATCGACAGCTTTTGGTTGATACGGTAAACAGCGGTACCGGTGCTCCTGCCGATGCCATCATTGCACCGGCGGTTTTCGGCTACTACTCTCCGGGACAGTATGACTACAATCCCGAGAAGGCTAAGAAACTGCTTGCCGAGGCCGGTTATCCGAATGGCTTCTCCTGTAGTCTTTGGGTCAATAACAATCAGACCCGTGTTGAGATGTGTCAGGCGATTCAGGAGATGCTCAGAGAGGTTGGTATCACCTGCAAGATCGAAGTAATGGAATTTGGTGCCTTCATCAGTCGTTCCACCAGCGGTGAGCACGATATGGCTTACTTCGGCTGGGTTACTTCCACCAAGGACGCTGATTACACCTACTACTCCCTGGAGCACTCATCACAGCAGGGTGCAGCCGGAAACCGTACCTTTATCGCCGATCCCGAGGTCGACCGCCTTATCGAGCTTGCCAGGACCAATACCGATACGGACACCCGTCGCGAAGCGTATAAGGATCTTGCAATTCTGCTCAAGGATATTGCCAACAACGCTCCGATTATTTATACCGCAATTACGGCGGGTTCGAGCAATAAGGTCGAGAACTTTGCTCTCGACCCCATTGGATATCACAAACTCGAAGGTGTCACCGTTCATAATTAG
- a CDS encoding creatininase family protein — MLLSEMTWPQAEKYFKESDLVIIPIGSIECHGKHMPLGTDTLIPDKIIELLRRQEDRFLIAPTIPYGACESLYPFPGTVNLGTDLLYELVKKIVENLKRHGAKKFVVLNGHGGNIKALERIGYELDADGCLMAILNWWLNVWEMNPEWKGGHGGGEETAAVMAIDPDLVDRSYIDLPLEITDLSDTIKGAGFNTVQYDNITVTIPRLTNHVTSNGWIGPDHPKYATVEWGSEMLQTFTNFMVSFLKEFEKVEL, encoded by the coding sequence ATGTTGTTATCTGAAATGACTTGGCCGCAAGCCGAGAAGTATTTCAAGGAATCGGATTTAGTCATTATTCCCATCGGAAGTATCGAATGCCATGGAAAACATATGCCTTTGGGGACCGATACTCTTATTCCGGACAAAATCATCGAGCTTTTGCGTAGGCAGGAGGACCGATTTCTTATTGCTCCGACGATTCCTTACGGCGCCTGTGAAAGCTTGTACCCCTTCCCTGGGACCGTCAACCTGGGAACGGATCTTCTGTACGAGCTGGTGAAAAAGATTGTGGAAAATCTGAAACGGCACGGAGCAAAGAAATTCGTTGTGCTGAATGGGCACGGTGGAAATATTAAGGCGCTGGAACGTATCGGCTACGAGTTGGATGCTGATGGCTGTCTCATGGCGATTCTCAATTGGTGGCTCAATGTTTGGGAGATGAACCCCGAATGGAAGGGCGGGCACGGCGGTGGCGAAGAAACGGCAGCCGTTATGGCCATTGATCCCGACCTGGTCGACCGCTCTTATATCGATTTACCCCTTGAAATCACCGATCTATCCGATACGATCAAGGGGGCCGGTTTTAATACGGTGCAGTACGACAATATCACCGTTACGATTCCGAGACTGACCAATCACGTAACCAGCAACGGCTGGATCGGCCCCGATCATCCGAAATATGCCACCGTCGAGTGGGGGAGCGAGATGCTCCAAACCTTTACAAACTTCATGGTTTCCTTCCTGAAGGAATTCGAGAAGGTAGAACTGTAG
- a CDS encoding M42 family metallopeptidase, which translates to MDKQASIRRIQRLSDANGISGFEDAVVELIRQEAEDLGNFSEDSLRNLYLERSGNGKDRPVLLLDAHTDEVGFMVKAIRPDGMLEFITIGGWVPFNIPAHLVRVRNRDGLYIPGVVASKPPHFLTEAERKAPLEVKDLVIDVGASSAEEIEHEYLIEIAAPVVPDAHCSYDEVHDILMGKAFDNRLGCAAVVSAMEELRGDELPLNVVGAFASQEEVGTRGAAVTAQRVTPDLAIVFEGCPADDTVVPAYQAQTVLKRGPMLRHIDARMITNPRFQRYALDIAKREAIPVQRAVRTGGATNGAPIHLSNQGVPAIVVGIPVRYAHTHYGISSYSDFAHGVELAVKIIRNITHDIIAGF; encoded by the coding sequence ATGGACAAACAAGCAAGTATACGGAGAATTCAGCGTCTGAGCGACGCAAACGGCATCTCGGGATTCGAGGATGCGGTGGTAGAGCTTATTAGGCAAGAGGCAGAGGATCTTGGGAACTTCAGTGAAGACAGCCTCCGCAATCTTTATCTGGAACGCAGCGGCAACGGAAAGGACAGACCCGTTCTCCTTCTTGATGCTCATACCGATGAGGTAGGCTTTATGGTGAAGGCGATCAGGCCTGACGGGATGCTGGAGTTCATTACCATCGGAGGGTGGGTTCCTTTCAATATCCCTGCACATTTGGTCAGGGTACGTAACAGAGACGGTCTCTATATCCCCGGCGTGGTCGCAAGTAAGCCTCCCCATTTTCTCACCGAAGCGGAGCGCAAGGCTCCTCTGGAGGTTAAGGATCTGGTTATTGACGTTGGTGCAAGTTCGGCGGAAGAGATTGAGCATGAATATCTGATAGAGATAGCCGCTCCGGTGGTTCCTGATGCCCACTGCAGCTACGATGAGGTGCATGATATCCTCATGGGCAAGGCCTTCGACAACCGCCTCGGATGTGCGGCCGTTGTTTCCGCCATGGAAGAGCTTCGGGGGGATGAGCTGCCGCTTAATGTAGTAGGGGCCTTTGCTTCTCAGGAAGAGGTCGGGACCCGAGGGGCCGCCGTTACGGCACAGCGTGTTACTCCCGATCTTGCGATCGTTTTTGAGGGGTGTCCCGCCGATGATACGGTGGTTCCCGCTTATCAGGCACAGACCGTGCTGAAGCGCGGGCCGATGCTTCGTCACATTGATGCCCGTATGATTACGAATCCCCGCTTTCAGCGCTACGCGCTTGATATAGCCAAGAGGGAGGCCATTCCCGTGCAACGCGCCGTTAGGACCGGTGGTGCAACCAACGGTGCCCCTATTCATCTTTCCAATCAAGGAGTTCCCGCCATCGTTGTTGGTATTCCCGTTCGCTATGCACATACCCATTACGGGATATCCTCATATAGCGACTTCGCCCACGGGGTTGAGCTTGCAGTGAAGATCATACGGAATATCACACACGATATTATTGCCGGTTTTTGA
- a CDS encoding PLP-dependent aminotransferase family protein: protein MGIGRMFPLEAVGNKRQEYPASLGSDVCFCMSGRCAIYACLLDLLPSDSRRVVYAPAYTCETVLASYLKAGYSCRFYDIDPEGLRPRFREEELDEISLLSLCGYYGVSTYDREFVRRCAERGIVIIHDTTHTPFQPDPAADYIAGSMRKWMGIACGGIAAKRKGHFSISPLPVDPEHLAGRYASLELAGKAQKGDLHASSEASSVFWETEMALRKSFDAYGSDEQSRRILEYYPYDDMIARRRANYGLLLGLLGPPTGWAPVFPLLPENATPSHFSLYADDREDLRSFLAQRDVATTVYWPIPPMIGDISSYPGAEWIYNHICSIQIDQRYGAEDIRLLASCLNAYSGS from the coding sequence ATGGGTATTGGAAGGATGTTTCCACTGGAAGCGGTGGGCAACAAACGGCAGGAGTATCCTGCTTCCCTTGGTTCCGATGTGTGTTTTTGCATGTCCGGACGATGCGCAATCTATGCTTGTTTACTGGATCTTTTGCCTTCAGATAGCCGGCGGGTGGTCTACGCGCCGGCATATACCTGCGAAACGGTCCTTGCTAGCTACCTGAAGGCCGGCTATTCCTGCAGGTTTTACGATATTGATCCGGAAGGATTGCGACCCCGGTTCCGCGAAGAAGAACTTGATGAAATTTCGCTTCTTTCCCTGTGCGGATATTACGGTGTTTCCACCTATGATCGGGAATTCGTGAGGAGATGCGCCGAACGCGGCATTGTTATTATACACGACACGACACATACTCCTTTTCAGCCGGACCCTGCGGCGGATTACATTGCGGGCAGCATGCGAAAGTGGATGGGGATAGCCTGTGGAGGAATTGCCGCGAAACGAAAGGGACATTTTTCGATCTCCCCCCTTCCTGTAGATCCAGAACATCTTGCCGGACGCTACGCTTCCCTTGAGTTAGCCGGAAAAGCACAAAAGGGTGATTTACATGCGTCCTCCGAGGCTTCATCCGTTTTCTGGGAGACGGAAATGGCTCTCAGAAAAAGTTTTGATGCCTATGGCAGCGATGAACAATCTCGACGAATTCTCGAATACTATCCCTATGACGATATGATTGCACGAAGACGGGCAAACTACGGCCTTCTGCTGGGACTGCTCGGTCCTCCGACGGGCTGGGCGCCTGTTTTCCCACTCCTGCCTGAGAATGCGACACCAAGCCATTTTTCACTTTATGCGGATGACCGGGAGGACCTGCGTTCCTTTCTTGCCCAGCGGGATGTCGCTACTACCGTCTACTGGCCCATTCCCCCGATGATTGGGGACATTTCTTCCTACCCCGGGGCAGAGTGGATCTACAATCATATCTGCTCGATCCAGATTGACCAGCGCTACGGCGCCGAGGATATACGACTGCTTGCTTCCTGTCTTAATGCGTACAGCGGGAGCTGA
- a CDS encoding methyl-accepting chemotaxis protein — MTRFKDIPIAAKILTIALLGIVTLSVIFSVVFTNAIGSQAEKAILEKSHAVVYTAEAARENMAHKINMGVIRNFDDLAAEGDRDKLLEAVPIITAISIAKENAEKANYQFRVPKVSPRNPENEPTELEAKVLEELKAKGLEEKVIYEENQIRYFRPIKLTQECLLCHGSPAGTPDPIGGIKEGWQVGEIHGAFEIISSLEAAKATTARAAIQITLLSVSIMFLLGLFLWFSIKMITRPLKEYIQNFEAVSAGNLTVSSSVDSRDEIGQLSDYFNKFVSSLHGMILDIGKVTRNTRSISEDLASSSTETAAAVEEIRANSDQMKNQMHHLDEEVHSSKSSADEVRDFIQRVNEQIQSQASAITESSASIEEMSASINSIAHSSAEKLKIAEELEHTSEQGSSEMGITREVMKKVAESADVMMEMIEVIDSIASQTNLLAMNAAIEAAHAGEAGKGFGVVADEIRNLAESSSNSAKEISKSLKEVIENISVTDKSTERTGEMFDRMLQMIKEVSRSMNEMQNATQELSIGSGQIVEALGSLVQITQDVQNSSGEMDQKVAAIASSLETLQNISAESTAGMEEMALGILEIAQAAQNVSNAGDQNSGSVKQLEELVARFQVREEGHEA; from the coding sequence ATGACCCGGTTTAAAGACATTCCCATTGCGGCTAAGATTTTGACCATTGCACTGCTGGGTATTGTCACTCTTTCTGTTATTTTCTCTGTGGTTTTTACCAACGCAATCGGGAGCCAGGCGGAAAAGGCAATCCTGGAAAAAAGCCATGCGGTAGTTTACACTGCGGAAGCGGCACGAGAAAATATGGCCCATAAGATCAATATGGGGGTCATTCGAAATTTTGATGATCTTGCCGCCGAGGGCGACAGGGATAAACTCCTCGAAGCCGTTCCCATCATCACCGCCATCAGTATTGCAAAAGAAAATGCTGAAAAGGCCAACTATCAGTTTCGTGTCCCGAAGGTTTCACCCCGTAACCCGGAGAACGAGCCGACGGAACTTGAGGCAAAGGTTCTTGAAGAGCTGAAAGCAAAAGGCCTCGAAGAGAAAGTGATCTACGAGGAAAACCAGATCCGTTATTTTCGTCCCATTAAGCTGACCCAGGAGTGCCTTCTCTGCCACGGCTCACCGGCCGGAACCCCCGATCCCATCGGTGGGATAAAAGAGGGATGGCAGGTGGGTGAAATCCACGGGGCTTTTGAGATCATAAGCAGTCTGGAAGCTGCAAAGGCCACGACGGCCAGGGCGGCGATACAAATCACGCTTCTCTCGGTCTCGATTATGTTCCTTCTGGGCCTCTTTCTCTGGTTCAGCATCAAAATGATTACCAGACCGTTGAAAGAGTATATTCAGAACTTCGAAGCGGTCAGTGCCGGGAACCTCACCGTAAGCAGCAGTGTCGATTCAAGGGATGAAATCGGGCAACTTTCGGATTACTTCAATAAATTTGTCTCTTCACTCCACGGGATGATTCTCGATATCGGAAAGGTAACCAGGAATACCCGAAGTATCAGTGAAGACCTTGCATCCAGCTCCACCGAAACAGCGGCGGCCGTGGAGGAAATCAGAGCAAACAGCGACCAGATGAAAAACCAGATGCATCATCTGGATGAGGAGGTCCATTCCTCAAAAAGCTCGGCCGACGAGGTAAGAGACTTTATACAGCGGGTCAATGAACAGATTCAGAGTCAAGCCTCGGCAATTACCGAATCTTCGGCTTCAATCGAAGAGATGTCCGCAAGTATCAACTCCATCGCCCATTCCAGTGCCGAAAAACTGAAAATTGCCGAAGAGCTTGAGCATACCTCCGAACAGGGCAGCAGCGAAATGGGAATCACCCGGGAAGTCATGAAAAAGGTGGCCGAATCTGCTGATGTCATGATGGAGATGATCGAGGTGATCGACTCTATTGCCAGCCAAACCAATCTCCTTGCAATGAACGCTGCAATTGAAGCGGCTCATGCTGGAGAGGCCGGTAAGGGCTTTGGGGTTGTTGCCGACGAAATCAGAAACCTTGCCGAATCGAGCTCAAATTCCGCCAAAGAGATCTCTAAAAGCTTGAAAGAGGTTATCGAAAACATCTCCGTCACGGACAAATCGACCGAGCGAACCGGAGAAATGTTCGACAGGATGCTCCAGATGATCAAGGAAGTCTCCCGAAGTATGAACGAAATGCAAAATGCCACCCAGGAGCTTTCCATCGGTAGCGGACAGATTGTTGAGGCATTGGGTTCTCTGGTCCAAATAACCCAGGATGTGCAAAATTCGTCGGGTGAAATGGACCAGAAGGTTGCCGCGATTGCATCCAGTCTGGAAACCCTCCAGAATATCTCTGCAGAGTCGACGGCAGGCATGGAAGAGATGGCCCTTGGGATTCTCGAAATTGCCCAGGCGGCCCAGAATGTATCAAATGCAGGGGACCAGAACTCCGGTAGTGTCAAGCAACTGGAAGAACTGGTCGCACGGTTTCAGGTGCGGGAAGAGGGACACGAAGCATAG